A segment of the Bacteroidota bacterium genome:
ATGATACTTCTTTTTATGGGCGGGCGACTGTTTCGAACTCGGGAATATGCAATATGGCCTGCTCAATAATGGTTAAACCAGACTTCTTTCTCATATCCAATTTTTGTAAATTAATCTTTGAATATCGAAAGAATACGGTATTTGGGGAATAGTTATCCTTGCAGGCGGATTTAGTTCAACATAGGGTCTAAAAAATTGCCGGTGCAGTGCCGGTTTCAAGGTTTTTACTTCTATTAAAATTCAGTGTAACCAGATAAGGGAGTGATCCCAAACCTGCCTGCGTGACAAGCAGGCAGGCAACTTTTCATGCCGTCACCGTTGTGCGGCAGATTTTTACTACTTGCGAAACCTGAATAAATTATTTTCCCGGATAATTGAATTGTATTTGATTATTTGTTACTTTTAATTCAAATAGTTACTGATTTTTTAAATTCCCCCTATGAAAAACAAATTTAAGCTTCTAATCTGTTGCTGTCTGTCTTTCCTGTGGGCAACAAATCTCTTTCCCCAGCAAAATGTCAACGTAGTTCTTATCTCTTCGGCAATCAGCCTTCAGAAGACCATAACCCGACTCTCCGGAGAAATTTCCGGCTATGAAAAAAAGATTGTCAAATGCCAGAATACAATAAGCAACTCTGAGAAAATTCAGAAAATGGCCACTGAAAAGAACAATAAGGAAGCTTACAGAATCTCATCCGAGGCAATCTCGACATCAAAACAGTCTATTTCTGATTGCCGGAATTTTATTTCCGCTCTTACTGAAAAAAAGAAAAAATATCAGGCCTCCCTGAACGAGGTTGAAAAAACCATTAAATCAAATGCATCGCTAAAAACAAATGCTGTGTTATTGAACAGCAGGGGACAGGTATCAGTAATTAAACCCGATGGCAGTCAATACAAAATCAGCTCCTCTCAGAATCCCTGCCTTGATGCCGGTGATATCATTTCTACTTCTTCCGACGGATTTGCCAGCTTTGACTTTCTTGAAGGAAGAGGCTCTCTGACGGTTGGTCCCGGCTCTAAAGTAAAGATGAGCGCTGAAAAAGACAGTACACAAGTTCTTGATGTTATGAAAGGTTCTGTCTATTCAGGTATTCTTAAAGCTGATGAATATGAGAAGAAATTGGTTGACATGTATCATAATTTCAGCAACGATTCTTTATTAAAATCTATTTCATATTACAATTCGCTCTCTTCTGACCAGTGGAACAGATTAGCGCAAAAAGAGGTAATAAGGTGTTTGAGAAAGTCGAAGTTTGAGACCAGAACACCCAATGCAATATGCGCAGTACGAGGTACCAAGTTTACTGTCAGGGTTGAATCTGACAATAATACTGAAGTGCAGGTATTGGAAGGCAAGGTAGAAATATCCCCGCTTAATGATAAAGATGCAGTTTTTGTTACTGGTGGACAAATATTTTTATTGAATACAAAAGATATTCATCCGCAAATCATACAGGCCGATACGTTAAACACAAAAAAATGGTGGAACTATGAAGAATAAAAACATATCAGCCCTTTTGCTGCTTTCCATTTTATTTGCCTCAACAGGGATTTGTACCAAGGGTCAGGGCATTTCCAAAGAAGCCTGTTTTGATCAGCAGGGCAACTATGTGGGATGCGGTCAGCCATTCGTTGCATATAAAGACGGTGTAAAGTACAATTGCGTCTGTAACTGCGATGGCTCTGACCGGTGTACTCCTGCTTCCTCTTCCTCTTCATCAGGCAGCTATAGATCAGGCAGTGATAATGTCAAAGAAATGGTTGCCGGTGCAGTCATAAACGGACTCTTCAGTGCTTTGGAAAAATTGCTTAATTCACCGCCGAAACAAAAAAACACCCATGCCCAGGAAGCAGAAGATGCCAGAAAAAGGGAGGAATACAAAAAACAAATAGCCGAACAGGTAAACAGAGCCGCTGATGAATATACCAAACAGGTAAAGGGAAAATTCGAAGATCAGAAGCAGGCCACGTTGAATGATTTCAAAACCAGGCTGGTAAAGTCTGAGGCAGTGAAAACAATAAAACAACTTAACTGCGCTGCCTTTAAAAGCACAGAGGCAGCAAAAATAAATTGTACAAACATTGAGTTCAATAAGCCTGAAGGTCCGATGGAACAGACCAGGTCAACGGCCGATTTTTCATCCGGACTGCCATCCGATTGCCCTGAAGTTAAAATAACAATTCCGGATGTTGTACCTGAACACCCAGTGGGCTTTCAACAATCCTTTTACCAGACCATAAAATTCAAAGCCGACAGCATTAATAACCATGTAACCCTGTTGAAAGAAACAGGCAGGTCGCTTCAGAAAAAAATCAAAGCGAACGAAGCCGTGGTCAATAAGTATAAATCGGAAACTAAACCGGATAACACCCATGATGATCTCCTCGGGGAAGCCATGAAAGCCCTTGAGGAA
Coding sequences within it:
- a CDS encoding FecR domain-containing protein; its protein translation is MKNKFKLLICCCLSFLWATNLFPQQNVNVVLISSAISLQKTITRLSGEISGYEKKIVKCQNTISNSEKIQKMATEKNNKEAYRISSEAISTSKQSISDCRNFISALTEKKKKYQASLNEVEKTIKSNASLKTNAVLLNSRGQVSVIKPDGSQYKISSSQNPCLDAGDIISTSSDGFASFDFLEGRGSLTVGPGSKVKMSAEKDSTQVLDVMKGSVYSGILKADEYEKKLVDMYHNFSNDSLLKSISYYNSLSSDQWNRLAQKEVIRCLRKSKFETRTPNAICAVRGTKFTVRVESDNNTEVQVLEGKVEISPLNDKDAVFVTGGQIFLLNTKDIHPQIIQADTLNTKKWWNYEE